A genome region from Rhodothermus sp. includes the following:
- a CDS encoding NADH-quinone oxidoreductase subunit M, translating to MNLPYLTSIVIFLPLVGALLMLPLRRVSAIRWMALATTTLTFLVSLLLYVGYDPSGDPAQLQFVDRLAGWFPGVDIQYYVGIDGLGLLLILLTTLLGPIVVLSSWNYIERHQKGYYTLLLVLQTGMTGVFAAYDLILFYIFFELTLIPMYFIIGIWGGEDRIYAAVKFVLYTLVGSLLMLVGILYLGFAAGDAVNGGVFTTDYFKLLAYQVPLSAQGWLFFVFALAFAIKVPLFPLHTWLPDAHVQAPTGGSVILAGVLLKMGTYGLVRFCLPFFPNAAVDYALWLAVLAVVGIVYGALVSRVQADAKKLVAYSSVSHLGFVVLGIFAFTVEALQGAIIQMINHGLSTGALFLLVGMLYERRHTRQMEEFGGIARVMPVFAFFLVFTALASAGLPGLNGFVGEFMILLGAFKSSLIGHPLLIALATSGVILAAVYLLWLLYRTLFGPIQKEVNRTLPDLSAREVLLLVPLAVFMLWIGVAPKPFLERTEPTARFLLEVVEQKRLAALEKAQEPTATSVARLEVLDRETVQTANP from the coding sequence ATGAATCTGCCGTATCTGACTTCTATCGTTATCTTTTTGCCGCTGGTCGGCGCGCTTCTGATGTTGCCGCTGCGTCGCGTGTCGGCCATTCGGTGGATGGCCCTGGCGACCACTACCCTCACGTTTCTGGTATCCCTGCTGCTCTATGTGGGCTACGATCCGTCCGGCGATCCGGCGCAACTGCAGTTTGTAGATCGGCTGGCCGGATGGTTCCCCGGGGTAGACATCCAGTACTATGTAGGCATCGACGGGCTGGGCCTGCTATTGATTCTGCTTACGACATTGCTGGGGCCTATCGTGGTGCTTTCCTCGTGGAACTACATCGAGCGGCACCAGAAGGGCTACTACACGCTGCTGCTGGTGCTGCAGACCGGTATGACGGGGGTTTTCGCCGCCTACGACCTGATCCTGTTCTACATCTTTTTCGAGCTGACGCTCATCCCGATGTACTTTATCATTGGCATCTGGGGCGGTGAAGATCGCATTTATGCGGCCGTTAAGTTTGTGCTCTATACGCTGGTGGGCTCGCTCCTGATGCTGGTCGGCATCCTGTACCTGGGCTTTGCGGCCGGCGATGCGGTCAACGGGGGCGTGTTCACGACCGACTACTTCAAGTTGTTGGCCTATCAGGTACCACTGTCCGCTCAGGGCTGGTTGTTTTTCGTGTTTGCGCTGGCGTTTGCGATCAAGGTGCCTCTTTTTCCGCTACACACCTGGCTGCCCGATGCGCATGTGCAGGCGCCTACTGGTGGCTCAGTCATTCTGGCCGGGGTGTTGCTGAAGATGGGAACCTATGGACTGGTGCGTTTCTGTCTGCCGTTCTTCCCAAACGCTGCGGTCGATTATGCCCTCTGGCTGGCCGTGCTGGCCGTGGTGGGCATTGTCTATGGCGCGCTGGTCTCACGCGTACAGGCCGATGCCAAGAAGCTGGTGGCCTACTCTTCGGTGAGTCACCTGGGCTTTGTCGTGCTGGGGATTTTCGCCTTCACGGTAGAGGCCTTGCAGGGGGCCATTATTCAGATGATCAACCACGGTCTCTCGACCGGCGCCCTCTTTTTGCTGGTAGGGATGCTCTATGAACGGCGCCATACGCGACAGATGGAGGAGTTCGGGGGGATTGCTCGCGTGATGCCTGTGTTTGCCTTCTTTCTGGTCTTTACAGCACTGGCGTCGGCCGGGTTGCCTGGCCTGAATGGCTTTGTGGGCGAGTTCATGATTCTGCTGGGTGCATTCAAGAGTTCGCTGATCGGACATCCATTGCTGATTGCATTGGCGACGTCGGGGGTGATTCTGGCGGCGGTGTATTTGCTCTGGCTACTTTACCGAACGCTTTTTGGGCCGATTCAAAAGGAGGTCAACCGCACCCTCCCTGACCTGAGCGCCCGTGAGGTGCTGTTGTTGGTGCCGCTGGCCGTCTTTATGCTCTGGATTGGGGTGGCTCCGAAGCCGTTTCTGGAACGGACGGAACCAACGGCACGCTTCCTTCTGGAAGTCGTCGAGCAGAAGCGGCTGGCTGCCCTGGAGAAGGCCCAGGAGCCGACGGCAACGAGCGTGGCACGTCTGGAGGTGTTGGACAGGGAGACGGTGCAGACCGCCAACCCCTGA
- the nuoL gene encoding NADH-quinone oxidoreductase subunit L, whose translation MNHTTLVGLILLLPLAGAVFNGLGGLAFRGLRQQKGLIGALATLAVAVPFGLTLYLFFNYEGEPLLARFFTWIAAGELELAFQYRIDELSLVMTLIVTGVGALIHLYSIGYMYEDRGYWKYFSYLNLFIFMMLNLVLADNLTLLFLGWEGVGLCSYLLIGFWYEDFKNSTAANKAFIVNRIGDAAFLLAMFLLFREVGSLDFGALLADPASLPSGVVAAAVLLLFIGATGKSAQIPLFVWLPDAMAGPTPVSALIHAATMVTSGLYLFARISPLALAAPGVLVVVALVGALTAFMAATIAITQYDIKKVLAYSTVSQLGYMFMAAGVGAFFVSIFHVLTHAFFKACLFLGSGSVIHAMHHVEHTLHARGHHGHLDPQDMRNMGGLGRFMPATRTTYLIATLAIAGFPLTAGFFSKDEILFKAFEYGYNGHAYAWIAWLLGVVTALLTAFYMMRSYVLTFEGTPRWPMADQVHPHESPATMTLPLWVLAALSLVGGFIGLPGVIAHGEWNLIHHYLGTSGGGPVAEPALPAHVPLAIEWALIGLGVALALIGLYWSWSAYRRYGLAYDDVLRQRFGALYRLWAARYYWDEYYDRVVVQPLLRFARYGLAVFDQKVIDGAVNGMARLMTGLGQRVRRMQTGVVQAYAMAIVLGVALVLALMLFG comes from the coding sequence ATGAACCACACAACCCTGGTTGGACTGATTCTGCTGCTGCCCCTGGCAGGAGCGGTTTTTAATGGACTGGGGGGATTGGCCTTTCGTGGGCTCCGGCAACAGAAGGGCTTGATCGGCGCCCTGGCGACGCTGGCGGTCGCCGTGCCCTTTGGGCTGACGCTCTACCTGTTCTTCAATTATGAGGGAGAGCCGCTACTGGCTCGCTTCTTTACCTGGATCGCCGCTGGTGAGCTGGAGCTGGCCTTCCAGTACCGCATCGACGAACTCTCGCTCGTGATGACGCTCATCGTCACGGGCGTGGGAGCCCTGATCCATCTATACTCGATCGGCTATATGTACGAGGACCGGGGATACTGGAAGTATTTCAGCTACCTGAATCTCTTTATTTTCATGATGCTCAACCTGGTCCTCGCCGACAACCTGACGTTACTGTTTCTGGGGTGGGAAGGCGTCGGCTTGTGCTCCTACCTGCTGATTGGCTTCTGGTACGAGGACTTCAAAAACAGTACGGCTGCTAATAAAGCGTTCATTGTCAACCGCATAGGTGATGCGGCCTTTCTGCTGGCGATGTTCCTGCTATTCCGTGAGGTCGGAAGCCTGGACTTCGGGGCGCTCTTGGCCGATCCAGCTTCGCTACCGTCCGGAGTGGTAGCGGCGGCTGTGCTGTTGCTGTTCATCGGTGCCACGGGCAAAAGCGCGCAGATTCCACTGTTTGTGTGGCTGCCGGATGCAATGGCCGGCCCAACGCCCGTCTCGGCGCTCATTCATGCTGCTACGATGGTGACCAGCGGGCTGTACCTGTTTGCGCGCATTTCACCGCTGGCCCTTGCGGCACCGGGCGTGCTCGTGGTTGTTGCGCTGGTGGGGGCGTTGACGGCTTTCATGGCGGCGACCATCGCTATCACGCAGTACGACATCAAGAAAGTGCTGGCCTATTCGACGGTCTCGCAGCTCGGTTACATGTTCATGGCCGCCGGTGTGGGCGCTTTCTTCGTGTCGATCTTTCACGTGCTTACGCACGCGTTTTTCAAGGCCTGTCTCTTTCTCGGATCGGGGAGTGTGATCCATGCCATGCATCATGTAGAACATACGCTGCATGCGCGGGGGCATCATGGCCACCTCGATCCACAGGACATGCGGAACATGGGCGGACTGGGCCGTTTCATGCCGGCCACGCGCACGACGTACCTGATCGCCACGCTGGCCATTGCGGGATTCCCGCTGACAGCCGGCTTTTTCTCGAAAGATGAGATTCTGTTCAAGGCCTTCGAGTATGGCTACAACGGTCATGCCTATGCCTGGATTGCCTGGCTCCTGGGCGTGGTAACGGCCCTGCTGACGGCCTTCTATATGATGCGCTCCTATGTACTTACCTTTGAAGGAACGCCGCGCTGGCCCATGGCTGATCAGGTGCATCCGCACGAGTCGCCCGCAACGATGACGTTGCCCCTCTGGGTACTGGCCGCCCTGTCGCTGGTAGGCGGCTTTATAGGACTTCCCGGAGTGATTGCCCATGGGGAATGGAATCTGATCCATCACTATCTGGGCACTTCCGGAGGGGGACCGGTAGCTGAACCTGCACTGCCCGCGCATGTGCCGCTGGCCATCGAATGGGCACTGATTGGATTGGGCGTGGCGCTGGCGCTGATTGGCCTTTACTGGAGCTGGTCGGCCTACCGGCGCTATGGACTGGCGTATGACGACGTGTTGCGCCAGCGCTTCGGAGCGCTCTATCGCCTCTGGGCGGCCAGGTACTACTGGGACGAGTACTATGATCGGGTGGTCGTGCAGCCGCTGCTGCGTTTTGCACGCTACGGACTGGCGGTGTTCGATCAGAAAGTCATTGACGGTGCTGTCAATGGCATGGCGCGGCTGATGACGGGGCTTGGCCAGCGCGTGCGTCGCATGCAGACCGGTGTCGTGCAGGCCTATGCCATGGCCATTGTGTTGGGCGTGGCCCTTGTACTGGCACTGATGCTGTTTGGGTAA
- the nuoK gene encoding NADH-quinone oxidoreductase subunit NuoK: MEITLNWYLALGVVLFTLGVLGVLFRRNAIVILMSVELMLNAVNLTLVALSQAMGDVSGQVLVFFVISVAAAEAAVGLAIVIALFRKKVTVDVGAFNLFKY, from the coding sequence ATGGAAATTACACTGAACTGGTACCTGGCCCTGGGGGTGGTGCTCTTTACGTTGGGCGTGCTGGGGGTGCTCTTCCGACGCAACGCGATTGTGATTTTAATGTCGGTGGAGCTCATGCTCAATGCCGTCAACCTGACCCTGGTGGCACTTAGCCAGGCGATGGGGGATGTGTCGGGACAGGTACTTGTGTTTTTTGTGATCTCGGTGGCAGCTGCCGAAGCAGCCGTCGGGCTGGCCATCGTGATCGCCCTGTTTCGCAAGAAAGTGACAGTGGATGTAGGGGCGTTCAATCTGTTCAAATACTGA
- a CDS encoding NADH-quinone oxidoreductase subunit J: MIAQFLFFLLAVTAIAAALGMLIARNPVASALWLVLNLFCIAGLYLTLQAAFLGVIQVLIYAGAIMVLFLFVIMLLNLEVLPHPRRIDWGKVLAFGVTMIVLAQLVYVVALGLDVLPTFVASPEQAAVTGSAEALGRELLTRYIMPLQVIGILLLAATIGAVMLAKRRFI, from the coding sequence ATGATTGCGCAATTCCTGTTTTTCCTGCTGGCTGTAACGGCCATAGCAGCTGCCCTCGGCATGCTTATCGCACGCAACCCGGTAGCAAGTGCACTCTGGTTGGTGCTCAACCTGTTTTGCATTGCCGGCCTGTATCTGACCCTACAGGCCGCCTTTCTGGGCGTGATCCAGGTGTTGATTTATGCCGGCGCTATTATGGTGCTGTTTCTATTTGTGATCATGCTGTTAAACCTGGAGGTTCTGCCTCATCCGCGCCGGATCGACTGGGGGAAGGTGCTGGCCTTCGGGGTGACAATGATTGTACTGGCGCAGCTGGTCTATGTGGTAGCGCTGGGCCTGGACGTGCTGCCTACTTTTGTGGCGTCTCCTGAACAGGCTGCCGTTACTGGCAGCGCCGAAGCGCTGGGGCGCGAGCTGCTGACCCGTTACATCATGCCCTTGCAGGTGATCGGTATTCTGTTGCTGGCGGCTACGATCGGCGCAGTAATGCTGGCCAAGCGGCGCTTCATTTGA
- a CDS encoding Ppx/GppA phosphatase family protein: MSEADEVGACPVPLTVAELEQATRSPVRMCVIDLGTNSFHAVIVDALPGTFRVIDRFKEMVRLGEEGLQGQRLSEGAMRRAIRALRRIRRLAEGWGATEFLACATSAVREAANGGELLQRIRNEVGLHVRVIDGLQEARLIYKGVRRAVSMPEPVLIMDVGGGSVEFIVGTGQQPLHLFSLKLGAARMTRRFIRNDPATREELKALRAFYRQQLVPVFKAARAHGVREVVGSSGAMENLASVCARWRGSAARSIYELVFEARDFRRVARHLMRRTREERRRLRGIDPKRVDQIVAAAALIDVVLKDLAIERVRISPHALREGMVVDFVERNAPLLARLTAFADVRRRSIYEMGWRFDWEYRHAQQVAALALQLFDATQSLHGLGAVDRELLEYAALLHDIGYHISHRSHHKHGLYLIKHADLRGFTSEEIAVLANVVRYHRGSLPKPTHADYMALSEENQRRVCKLAALLRLAEGLDRSHNQNVHTLHVRLEPDRLVLHLETRGDPELEIWGVRRSAELFEQTFGRSVDVMATAEPPLLEEMPGA, encoded by the coding sequence ATGTCCGAGGCGGACGAAGTAGGGGCCTGTCCGGTGCCGCTCACAGTGGCGGAGCTGGAACAGGCCACGCGGTCCCCGGTGCGTATGTGTGTGATTGATCTGGGGACCAACTCCTTTCATGCAGTGATTGTCGATGCCCTGCCCGGCACGTTTCGGGTCATTGATCGCTTCAAAGAGATGGTGCGGCTGGGCGAGGAGGGGCTACAGGGGCAGCGCCTTTCGGAAGGGGCTATGCGCCGGGCTATTCGAGCATTGCGGCGCATCCGTCGGTTGGCCGAAGGCTGGGGAGCTACTGAATTTCTGGCCTGTGCGACCAGTGCGGTTCGGGAGGCGGCAAACGGGGGTGAGTTGCTGCAACGCATCCGTAACGAAGTGGGGCTGCATGTACGGGTGATTGATGGTCTGCAGGAGGCCCGGCTCATCTACAAAGGGGTGCGGCGGGCCGTCTCAATGCCAGAGCCGGTGCTTATCATGGATGTGGGTGGCGGTTCTGTCGAGTTTATTGTGGGTACCGGGCAACAACCGCTGCATTTGTTCAGCCTGAAGCTGGGGGCAGCTCGCATGACGCGTCGTTTCATCCGAAATGATCCGGCTACCCGCGAAGAACTAAAGGCGTTGCGGGCTTTCTATCGTCAGCAACTTGTGCCTGTCTTCAAAGCGGCGCGTGCTCACGGCGTACGCGAGGTAGTTGGTTCGTCCGGCGCGATGGAAAACCTGGCATCGGTCTGTGCCCGCTGGCGAGGAAGCGCGGCGCGTTCGATCTATGAGCTGGTCTTTGAGGCCAGAGATTTCCGGCGGGTGGCTCGCCACCTCATGCGGCGCACCCGGGAAGAGCGGCGCCGGTTGCGTGGTATCGACCCGAAACGTGTCGATCAGATTGTGGCAGCGGCGGCGTTAATCGACGTCGTATTGAAGGATCTGGCTATCGAACGCGTGCGCATCTCGCCGCATGCCCTCCGAGAAGGCATGGTCGTAGATTTTGTTGAACGCAATGCGCCGCTGCTGGCCCGGCTTACAGCGTTTGCGGACGTGCGCCGCCGCAGCATCTACGAGATGGGCTGGCGATTCGACTGGGAGTATCGCCACGCGCAGCAGGTGGCCGCCCTGGCCCTGCAGCTTTTTGATGCCACGCAGTCCCTCCATGGGTTGGGGGCCGTCGACCGTGAACTGCTTGAATATGCGGCGCTGTTGCACGACATCGGCTATCATATCAGCCACCGTAGCCATCATAAGCACGGGCTGTACCTGATCAAGCACGCTGATTTGCGTGGCTTTACTTCGGAGGAGATCGCCGTGCTGGCCAATGTCGTGCGTTACCATCGAGGTAGCCTGCCCAAGCCGACGCACGCCGACTACATGGCGCTCTCGGAGGAGAACCAGCGGCGCGTCTGCAAACTGGCGGCGCTGCTCCGGCTGGCCGAAGGGCTTGACCGCAGCCACAATCAAAACGTCCACACGCTACATGTACGCCTGGAGCCTGATCGGCTGGTGCTCCATCTGGAGACGCGGGGAGATCCCGAGCTGGAGATATGGGGGGTGCGACGTAGCGCTGAACTGTTTGAACAGACCTTTGGACGGTCGGTAGACGTGATGGCCACTGCCGAACCACCCCTGTTGGAAGAGATGCCCGGCGCTTAA
- a CDS encoding DEDD exonuclease domain-containing protein codes for MHLDAVSFVVVDTETTGARADDRMIELAAVRVQGGQLVDRFAKLINPGRSVPPCITRLTGITTAMLVGQPSADRVLPAFLEFLGDSVLVAHNLAFDRKVLEAELQRLGIPWPNNPTLCTLRLARRLLPGLPARGLDGLIRFYQIPVARRHRALDDAEATAQVLLHLLEEARRQYGINTLEALLAFQHRRYPRHKKADPLVQLRETLLPRLPEAPGVYLFRDGRGRLLYIGKACNLQARVRQHLTAVEAHPPRLRQLVEKIRQIEWHVTATELEALLEESRRIKQLQPRYNRQQRRYRTRPFVRLALHEQPPALSLTSVLLDDGAEYYGPLAGRRQGKYLLETLQEIFQLPRRNAQLLLDGPCPLADGDSCSEACAESTGSVAQCVRRLLRGQSTGPLVQLEERMRKAAQRLAFEVAAHHRDQLRLLTRLLKKPLLADTSVLEREAVLLVRESPERLVCCIVRAGCPVAIRALPFPPDREAIALLMGWVCQQLTAERGQRPYARAETDAMQLLAYWVQRHRDRVWVLRRRPGESVERFCRRVGRGVHQSTHK; via the coding sequence CTTTGCGAAGCTTATCAATCCGGGCCGCTCGGTGCCCCCTTGTATTACACGCCTGACCGGCATTACGACCGCTATGCTGGTGGGGCAGCCGTCGGCTGATAGGGTCCTGCCGGCCTTTCTGGAGTTTCTGGGGGATAGCGTCCTGGTGGCGCACAACCTGGCCTTTGATCGCAAAGTGCTGGAGGCAGAGCTGCAGCGGCTCGGGATACCCTGGCCGAACAATCCTACCCTGTGCACATTACGGCTGGCGCGACGTCTGCTTCCCGGTTTACCTGCCAGAGGACTCGACGGCCTGATCCGCTTCTATCAGATTCCTGTGGCGCGTCGGCATCGGGCGCTCGACGATGCCGAGGCGACGGCGCAGGTGTTGCTGCACCTGCTGGAGGAAGCCCGACGACAGTACGGGATCAATACCCTGGAAGCGCTGCTGGCCTTCCAACACCGACGCTATCCGCGGCATAAAAAGGCAGATCCGCTGGTGCAGCTGCGGGAGACCCTACTGCCGCGCTTACCTGAGGCGCCCGGCGTCTATCTGTTTCGAGATGGACGGGGACGGTTGCTATACATAGGCAAAGCATGCAATCTGCAGGCGCGTGTGCGGCAGCATCTGACGGCTGTCGAGGCACATCCACCCCGGCTGCGCCAGCTTGTGGAGAAGATTCGACAGATTGAGTGGCACGTTACCGCGACCGAACTGGAAGCCCTCCTGGAAGAGTCGCGGCGTATCAAGCAACTACAACCTCGGTATAACCGACAGCAACGCCGCTATCGCACCCGTCCGTTTGTGCGACTGGCCCTGCACGAGCAGCCGCCTGCGCTTTCGCTCACCTCGGTGTTGCTCGACGACGGCGCTGAATACTACGGGCCTCTGGCGGGACGTCGGCAGGGAAAGTACCTGCTGGAGACGTTGCAGGAAATTTTTCAACTACCCCGCCGAAATGCCCAGCTTTTGTTGGATGGTCCCTGTCCTCTGGCCGACGGGGATTCCTGTTCAGAGGCCTGTGCGGAGTCGACGGGCTCGGTGGCGCAGTGCGTGCGTCGGTTGCTACGCGGCCAGAGTACGGGCCCGCTTGTTCAGCTTGAAGAACGCATGCGGAAGGCTGCCCAACGCCTGGCTTTTGAGGTAGCAGCCCACCATCGAGATCAGCTTCGGTTGCTGACCCGTCTGCTGAAAAAGCCGTTGCTGGCTGATACGTCCGTACTGGAGCGCGAGGCCGTCCTGCTGGTGCGCGAGTCCCCTGAGCGGCTGGTCTGCTGTATTGTACGGGCAGGTTGTCCGGTGGCCATCCGGGCCCTTCCGTTTCCACCTGATCGTGAGGCTATCGCGCTGCTCATGGGCTGGGTATGCCAGCAGCTGACGGCTGAACGAGGGCAACGTCCCTATGCCCGTGCCGAGACCGATGCCATGCAGTTGCTGGCTTACTGGGTGCAACGTCACCGAGACCGGGTCTGGGTGTTGCGTCGTCGGCCTGGTGAATCGGTGGAACGTTTCTGCCGGCGTGTGGGCCGTGGTGTACACCAGAGCACGCATAAATGA